The following coding sequences are from one uncultured Desulfobacter sp. window:
- a CDS encoding ISKra4 family transposase, translating into MNPAVSLSAVEHLPSPVIDPGQKCYDDIVNFLNSKENHSVKLSDLEQELEKRGRELMRILLQEHLDKLGPSHCEEPVCGADGIVRPKVRPQDRKIETVFGTVSESRAGYGNKGVASLHPLDARLNLPPELYSLELRRRVAENASKSSFDETVETIKKTTGADIPKRQVEELTQRAARDFDAFYEIRQCSPADETVTGPILVITTDGKGVVMHEQDLREQTRKAARKRKPQMESRLSKGEKKNAKRMATVAAVYTIDTFKRTPQDLLPGNDKSNTKTSPHPEQKRVWASLEKSAEQVIASAFSEASHRDPNHEKHWVALVDGENQQLRILKRMAKRQNVALTIIVDIIHVIEYLWKAGRAFHPKSGPELEKWVQYRLAKVLDGKAGLMAGGMRRSATLKKFTDKQRKPVEACATYLKNKAPYLEYHHYLDLGLPIATGVIEGACRHLVKDRMDITGAKWRLSSAEAVLRLRALRSSNDFDEYWNFHEACEYERNHRALYQHGEVPATKLPKPSPKRRGHLKVIK; encoded by the coding sequence ATGAATCCAGCGGTTTCCCTTTCTGCTGTGGAGCATTTACCTTCCCCCGTCATTGATCCGGGGCAAAAATGCTATGATGATATTGTCAATTTTCTTAATTCCAAGGAGAATCATTCAGTGAAACTCAGTGATTTGGAACAAGAACTTGAAAAACGAGGACGTGAGCTGATGCGCATCCTGCTTCAGGAACATTTAGACAAGCTCGGTCCCAGCCATTGTGAAGAGCCGGTCTGTGGAGCCGATGGCATTGTTCGACCGAAAGTGAGGCCACAGGATCGAAAAATCGAAACCGTATTTGGAACGGTATCGGAAAGTCGTGCCGGATATGGAAACAAGGGCGTGGCAAGTTTGCACCCGTTGGATGCCCGATTGAATCTTCCCCCAGAACTTTATTCCCTCGAACTTCGTCGCCGTGTGGCTGAAAACGCTTCAAAGAGTTCTTTTGACGAGACTGTCGAAACGATCAAGAAAACCACTGGAGCCGATATTCCCAAACGTCAGGTAGAAGAGTTAACACAGCGAGCAGCTCGGGATTTTGACGCATTTTATGAAATACGGCAATGCAGCCCGGCGGATGAGACAGTTACTGGTCCAATACTGGTAATCACCACCGATGGTAAGGGCGTGGTAATGCATGAGCAGGACCTGCGGGAACAAACCCGGAAAGCTGCCCGGAAACGAAAGCCTCAGATGGAAAGCCGGCTATCCAAAGGGGAAAAGAAAAATGCCAAGCGAATGGCAACCGTTGCCGCTGTATATACTATAGATACGTTTAAACGTACGCCCCAAGACTTGCTTCCGGGGAATGACAAGTCGAATACAAAAACAAGCCCTCACCCGGAACAAAAGCGTGTATGGGCAAGCCTTGAAAAATCAGCCGAGCAGGTCATTGCATCGGCCTTTTCTGAGGCCTCCCACCGTGATCCCAACCACGAAAAACATTGGGTTGCCTTAGTGGACGGCGAAAATCAACAACTACGAATCCTGAAACGTATGGCCAAAAGACAAAATGTGGCCCTTACGATCATTGTTGATATTATTCATGTTATTGAATACCTCTGGAAAGCTGGCAGGGCATTTCATCCCAAATCCGGCCCGGAGCTTGAAAAATGGGTCCAGTACCGCTTGGCTAAAGTACTCGATGGCAAGGCCGGATTGATGGCAGGGGGGATGCGTAGAAGTGCTACATTAAAAAAATTTACAGACAAACAACGTAAACCTGTAGAAGCCTGCGCAACGTATTTGAAAAATAAAGCACCGTACCTTGAATACCATCATTATCTTGACCTTGGCCTCCCTATTGCCACAGGAGTTATTGAGGGCGCATGTCGTCATCTTGTAAAGGACCGAATGGATATAACTGGTGCCAAATGGCGGTTGTCCAGTGCTGAAGCAGTGTTGCGTCTGCGTGCCTTGCGGAGTAGTAACGATTTTGATGAGTATTGGAATTTTCATGAAGCCTGCGAATACGAACGTAATCACCGGGCTCTTTATCAACATGGTGAGGTTCCGGCTACAAAGCTACCAAAACCTTCACCGAAACGACGGGGGCATCTAAAAGTGATCAAGTAA
- a CDS encoding DUF4338 domain-containing protein: MQIKQQTFCGRKFTGKEIALIQEVVATCGGLSRRELAHTVCELLEWKRPNDRLKVRECSDFLELLEAKGALTLPEKKQQTKIVFHKSIPQTPCKQPHSTLRGSVEEFTPLEIQRVQNREQRDLFKELIGRHHYLGYAMPFGARLQYLIYVNRPHREIVGCIQFSSPAWRMRARDEWIGWTDERRKVALQKVVNNSRFLILAPIQNLASMILSCSLRELRDDWEQQYGLKPMLVETLVDRQQFHGGCYRASTWIELGKTTGRGRMDRFGKRHGADVKTILVYPLEKDAVHQLREGI, encoded by the coding sequence ATGCAAATCAAGCAACAAACCTTTTGTGGTCGAAAGTTTACCGGTAAAGAAATCGCATTAATCCAGGAAGTCGTTGCTACCTGTGGAGGCCTTAGCCGACGAGAACTGGCACATACCGTATGCGAACTTCTGGAATGGAAACGCCCTAATGATCGGCTAAAAGTCCGGGAATGTAGTGATTTTTTGGAGCTTTTAGAGGCCAAGGGAGCTCTAACCCTTCCTGAAAAGAAACAACAAACAAAGATCGTTTTTCACAAGAGTATTCCCCAAACACCCTGTAAGCAACCCCACAGCACTTTGCGTGGCAGCGTAGAAGAATTTACACCTCTTGAGATACAGCGGGTTCAGAATCGAGAGCAGAGGGATCTGTTTAAGGAACTCATCGGTCGCCATCATTACCTGGGATATGCAATGCCTTTTGGCGCCAGATTGCAGTATCTGATTTATGTAAACCGTCCCCATCGAGAAATTGTGGGGTGCATCCAGTTCTCAAGCCCTGCCTGGCGGATGCGTGCTCGCGATGAATGGATCGGTTGGACAGATGAAAGGCGTAAGGTCGCTCTACAAAAGGTGGTGAACAACAGCCGTTTTCTGATCCTTGCTCCCATCCAAAATTTAGCGAGCATGATACTGTCATGTAGTCTCCGGGAACTCAGAGATGATTGGGAACAGCAGTATGGTCTTAAACCCATGCTGGTAGAGACATTGGTGGATCGACAACAATTCCACGGTGGCTGTTATCGGGCATCGACCTGGATTGAGTTGGGGAAAACCACTGGTCGTGGGCGCATGGACCGATTCGGCAAACGTCATGGCGCTGATGTAAAAACCATATTAGTATATCCACTGGAAAAAGATGCTGTTCACCAACTCAGGGAGGGGATATGA
- a CDS encoding DUF1214 domain-containing protein: MRTIFATVIFALTLTLAGCDKAQLSKTGSVFPENEDLNLTEQEIIDTYIYVLGRYLVVRQEHIDMTEDGVDYNTIKYNELGKAEFVNPNLDVAYLEAWFAVDETTPVILEIPKIEDRYYTAQIVDEWAEILFNIHERNFPETPYGKFALVLKGTNPDIPDDAVRLEIPSKKAKMLARVERKGDDEGAVKLQKAFKIIKTGEPNIEPAIEIPMFTNAEPMPVDVFKNPMLDQVLSSAPDLMKLSPEMQKRARDIAAFIAKNEANQAAIDAIIKQKAFPALVTFIQGFGDSRGGWSATTGKEKGFGEDYWFRTAANYAGIWWNCGEEVVYFIGEKDDSGEQLDGGNVYTIHFKSDELPEKHVNAYWSLTMLSLPDYRVVPNRLDRYNFNSLSQFEFEPDGSLKLYLSDSLPTGAPLSNWLPAPQGKAFTLNLRMYVPKQEVLSGDY; the protein is encoded by the coding sequence ATGAGAACGATTTTCGCAACTGTTATCTTTGCACTTACTTTAACACTTGCTGGCTGCGATAAAGCTCAATTGTCGAAAACCGGGAGTGTCTTTCCTGAAAACGAAGATCTCAATCTCACTGAGCAGGAAATCATTGATACCTATATCTATGTCCTTGGTCGTTATCTGGTGGTCCGCCAGGAACATATTGACATGACAGAGGACGGGGTTGATTACAACACGATCAAGTATAACGAACTGGGTAAGGCCGAATTTGTAAATCCGAATCTGGATGTGGCTTATCTTGAAGCCTGGTTTGCTGTTGACGAGACGACGCCAGTGATTCTGGAAATACCCAAAATCGAGGACCGCTACTATACCGCTCAAATTGTGGATGAATGGGCCGAGATTCTTTTCAACATCCATGAACGGAATTTCCCTGAAACTCCCTATGGTAAATTCGCCCTGGTCTTAAAGGGAACAAACCCTGACATACCCGATGACGCCGTACGGCTTGAAATTCCTTCCAAAAAGGCCAAGATGCTAGCCAGGGTGGAACGCAAGGGGGATGATGAAGGCGCTGTAAAACTTCAGAAAGCCTTCAAGATCATCAAAACAGGAGAACCCAACATCGAACCTGCCATAGAGATTCCGATGTTCACAAATGCGGAGCCCATGCCCGTAGATGTTTTCAAGAATCCGATGCTGGATCAAGTGTTGAGCAGTGCCCCCGACCTGATGAAACTATCTCCCGAAATGCAAAAGCGTGCTCGAGACATTGCCGCATTCATAGCGAAAAACGAAGCTAATCAGGCTGCCATTGATGCGATCATCAAGCAAAAAGCATTCCCTGCGCTTGTAACATTCATACAAGGCTTCGGAGACTCGCGAGGCGGCTGGTCTGCAACGACTGGGAAAGAGAAGGGCTTTGGCGAGGACTACTGGTTCAGAACCGCCGCCAACTATGCGGGCATCTGGTGGAACTGTGGTGAAGAAGTTGTCTATTTTATTGGAGAGAAGGATGATAGCGGAGAGCAGTTGGACGGTGGCAATGTATATACCATACACTTTAAGAGCGACGAACTGCCCGAGAAACACGTCAACGCCTACTGGTCCTTGACAATGCTAAGTCTGCCAGATTACCGTGTGGTTCCTAACCGACTGGACCGTTATAATTTTAATAGCTTGTCACAGTTTGAGTTCGAGCCAGATGGTTCCTTAAAGTTGTACCTCAGCGACTCACTGCCGACGGGGGCGCCGCTGTCCAACTGGCTTCCGGCACCGCAAGGAAAAGCTTTCACACTGAACCTGCGCATGTACGTGCCCAAGCAGGAAGTGCTGTCAGGAGATTATTAG